A segment of the Aromatoleum aromaticum EbN1 genome:
GTGTCGAGCGCCGCTTCGCGCGCCGGATTCGCGCTGTTGACCAGCGCGGCGAGCGCGCCGAAGCCTTCCGTCATGTTGTCGAAACGCGCGAACTGCGCGTGCGCCCGCTCGAGACCCTCACCGACTCCGGCAGCGGCCAGGTACTTCAGCGCGAGGTTGCGCAGCGCGCGTCGTCCCGCATCGGCCGGGTGATAGCGGTACGGCCCGGTCACTTCATGCTTGCGGTAAAGCGTCAGCCACTCGTCACTGAGCGCCCCGCCCAGTTCGCGCATCAGCGCCATCAGCGCCGCGCGCAGCAGTGCCGGATCGGCCACTGTCATCCGTTCGAGCAGATAGGCTTCGGCAGGTAGCGCAGCCGCCTGGGCCCTGAAAGCGGGGTCGAGCGCGTCGTTCGTCAGCAGGGCGCGGAAGGCGCTGACGAAAGCGTCGGGCACCGCCAGCGGACGGCCTGCGGCGGCATCAGCAGCGAGCGCAAGGATGACCCGTTCCGCATAGCGCTGCGCCGCGTCCCAGCGGTTGAACGCATCGGAATCGTGGGCCATGCGGAACGCGAGGCGCGCGTCGTCATCGTCGAGCTCGAGGATCACCGGGGCGGAAAAACCGCGTAGCAGCGAAGGCACCGGCTCGAAGTCGAGGTCCGTGAACTCGAAGCTTTGCTCCGCTTCGGTCAGTTCGATCAGTTTCGTCGTCGCGCCGTGGTTGTCGGCCTGCAGCCGCAGCGGCAGGTCGGTGCCGTCCGGGCCAATCAGGCCTACCGCGACCGGTATCACGAGCGGCAGCTTTTCAGGCTGGCCGGGCGTCGGCGGCGTGTGTTGCGTCAGCGTCAGCGTGTAGCTGCGGCTTTCGGCGTCATAGTGCCCTTGCGCCGTGACTCGGGGCGTGCCGGCCTGGCCATACCAGCGCATGAACTGGTCGAGGTCGCGGCCGTTCGCTTCGGCCATGCAGTCGACGAAATCGTCGCAGGTCACCGCTTGGCCGTCGTGGTAGCTGAAGTACAGGTCCATGCCGTTGCGAAACCCTTCCGCCCCCAGCAGCGTGTGCAGCATGCGGATGACTTCGGCGCCCTTCTCGTACACCGTCGCGGTGTAGAAGTTGTTGATTTCCTGGTAGCTGTCCGGGCGGATCGGATGCGCCATCGGTCCCGCATCCTCAGCGAACTGCGCAGTGCGCAGCACGCGCACGTCGTCGATGCGCTTCACCGCCCGGGCCGACGCAGCAGCGGCCTCGCCCCCCGCCTCGGCCATGCGTCCGAGCATGTCGGCAGAGAACTGCTGGTCGCGGAATACCGTCAGCCCTTCTTTCAGCGTGAGCTGGAACCAGTCGCGGCAGGTCACGCGGTTGCCGGTCCAGTTGTGGAAGTACTCGTGCGCGACGACGCTTTCGATGTTCTCGTAATCGATGTCGGTGGCCGTGTCGGGCTTCGCCAGCACGTACTTCGAGTTGAAGATGTTGAGGCCCTTGTTCTCCATCGCACCCATGTTGAAGTCGCTCACGGCGACGATCATGAAGCGGTCGAGATCGAGTTCGAGGCCGAAAGTCTCCTCGTCCCAGCGCATCGAATGGATCAGCGAATCCATCGCGTGCCCGGCGCGGTCGAGATTGCCGTCTTCGACCCACACCTGCAGCAGCACCTCGCGCCCGGACGCGGTGTTCACCCGCCGTTCGAGCGACACCAGGTTCGCCGCGACGAGCGCGAAGAGATATGACGGCTTCGGAAACGGGTCCTCCCACCTGGCGTAGTGTCGGCCCCCGTCGAGCGGTCCCTGTTCGATCAGGTTGCCGTTCGACAACAACACCGGGCACGTCGCCGTGTCCGCCTCCAGCGTGACGGTGAAACGCGTCATCGCGTCGGGCCGGTCGGGAAAGAAAGTTATCCGGCGAAAACCTTCCGCTTCGCATTGGGTGAAGAAGCCGCCGCGAGACAGGTAGAGACCCGAAAGCGTGGTGTTCGCCGACGGGTCGATGCGGGTGGCGATTTCGATTTCTGCGCTTTCTCCCTCCAGCGCGATCTCGATTCCGTCAGCGGTCCGCCTGATTGCATCGGGCGCCGGTTGCGCTCCGTTGACCGTCAGGTCGAGCAGCTCGATGTCTTCACCGAAGAGCCGCAGCGGCGCCGCGGGCGCCAGCGCGTTGCGCACGCAGCGCAGACGGCTTTTGACGATCGTCGCCACCGGATCGAGGTTGAAGTGCAGGTCGAGGTGGTCGATCCGCCACGCGAGGGGCACATAGTCGGATCGAAGAATGCTGGGGGCGTTTTCCGTTTTCATTGTCGTCTCCGGTCGAGCCGGATCCAGTCAGGCAAATTCAAAGTATACGCAGGATTTGCGACGGGACGAATGCGGCGCGCGGAAGGCGTCACACGGAGCGGGAAGACCGTGGCGGTTCATGCCAGGGAGCAGGAAGCCGCTTCGCGCTGCCGCCTCAACCAGCACCAGCCACGCAGGTCCGCCGCAGTGCCCGGTCAGGCTGGCCGAAACACGATGCATGTTCCCGCCAACCGGTCATGCAGGAACTGGCGGTCGCGGTCCACGAGCGCCCATGCCAGCCCCAGACCGAAGCACAGCACGGAAGGCCAGGCGAGCGTGTAGCGCAGCCAGGCTGTCGCGACAGGCAGTGCACGTCCGTCCGTCGCCCTCACGAGTTGCAGGCGCCACGTCTGCATCGCCAGTGTTTGGCC
Coding sequences within it:
- the pepN gene encoding aminopeptidase N, which translates into the protein MKTENAPSILRSDYVPLAWRIDHLDLHFNLDPVATIVKSRLRCVRNALAPAAPLRLFGEDIELLDLTVNGAQPAPDAIRRTADGIEIALEGESAEIEIATRIDPSANTTLSGLYLSRGGFFTQCEAEGFRRITFFPDRPDAMTRFTVTLEADTATCPVLLSNGNLIEQGPLDGGRHYARWEDPFPKPSYLFALVAANLVSLERRVNTASGREVLLQVWVEDGNLDRAGHAMDSLIHSMRWDEETFGLELDLDRFMIVAVSDFNMGAMENKGLNIFNSKYVLAKPDTATDIDYENIESVVAHEYFHNWTGNRVTCRDWFQLTLKEGLTVFRDQQFSADMLGRMAEAGGEAAAASARAVKRIDDVRVLRTAQFAEDAGPMAHPIRPDSYQEINNFYTATVYEKGAEVIRMLHTLLGAEGFRNGMDLYFSYHDGQAVTCDDFVDCMAEANGRDLDQFMRWYGQAGTPRVTAQGHYDAESRSYTLTLTQHTPPTPGQPEKLPLVIPVAVGLIGPDGTDLPLRLQADNHGATTKLIELTEAEQSFEFTDLDFEPVPSLLRGFSAPVILELDDDDARLAFRMAHDSDAFNRWDAAQRYAERVILALAADAAAGRPLAVPDAFVSAFRALLTNDALDPAFRAQAAALPAEAYLLERMTVADPALLRAALMALMRELGGALSDEWLTLYRKHEVTGPYRYHPADAGRRALRNLALKYLAAAGVGEGLERAHAQFARFDNMTEGFGALAALVNSANPAREAALDTFHRRYRDDALVLDKWFALQAGAWRWNAEAAPVLERVRRLMGDPDFSIENPNKVYALLGSFFRANPAEFHLPDGSGYVFWADQVLALDRRNPQVASRVARALESWRRFTPEIRDRVGVQLERVRSVVGLSPDVAEIIDKALQNGR